The sequence GCCGCGTGGTCGCGACGTCGGACGCCGTGACGAGGGCGCCCAACACGAGTAGCCTCGAACCATTCGGCCTGCAGCCATCGGGCCTGGACATCCACCGTTGAGTGCAGAGGCTGCTTGTGTTGGTTCCTCCCGTTTCGTCCGTCGATGAACCCGCGATCGAGCGCATCGTGGTGGTCGTCCCGGCGCACAACGAGGAACGCCTGCTGCCGGCGTGCATCACCGCACTCGACGACGCGATGCGTGCGGTCGCCGTCCCGACCGAGCTGGTGGTGGTGCTCGATGCCTGCACCGACGGGTCTGCCCGGCTGGTTCCCGCCCACGTGACGACCGTCGTCAGTTCTGCGCGATCGGTGGGCGCCGCACGCCGGATCGGTTTCGACCGCCACCTCGGCCTTGCGCGCCCCGAACGGACCTGGTTCGCGACGACCGATGCCGACTCCGAGGTGCCGCCCGACTGGCTCGCGACTCACCTCGGCGCCGCCGGCCGCGGAGCCGAGGCATTCGTCGGGACCATCGTCCCGAAGAACTGGGACAACTGGTCGGCGCGCACCGCGACCATGTTCGGCGACCGCTACCAGCCCGGAGAGGGCCACGTCCATGTGCACGGCGCCAACCTCGGTGTCCGCGCCGACTGGTACCGGAGACTCGGCGGTTTCGTCGCCCGCACCGGTGACGAGGACGTCGATCTGGTCCGGCGTCTCGAGGCGGCCGGTGCCCGCATCGCCCGGAGCGGACGGTCGCCGGTCACCACCTCGACCCGCATCGACGGCCGCACCGACGCCGGGTTCTCCTCCTACCTCCAACGACTCGAGATCCTCGGACGCCAGGCGGACGCGGATCCACCCACGAGAAAGGTGTCACCGTGATCGTCGACGCTCCCGGACTGGCCTACCGCATCGTCAACGAGGGGGCTCTGGACGTCCCGTTGCCTGGTCACGGCGACACCGCGATCCGGCTCCGGACCCTCGCCGACTTCTGTCATCGCGACATCTCGGTGGGGCGACTGGTGGAAGCCCACCTCGATGCCGACGCGATTCTCGCGGAGATCGCCGGTGAACGCGTCGGGCCGGACGAGTTGTGGGGGTGTGGGCGGCCGAACCACCCGAGCCGCGGGTCACCGCCGAGCAGTGTTCCGGCCGCTGGGAGCTGTCCGGCGCGAAGCCGTGGTGCTCGGGCGTCGCGGCCTGCACCCACGCCCTCGTGACAGCGGAACACCGATCGCAGCGCCAGTTGTTCGCCATCGACCTGCGGCAGCCGGGCGTCCGCGCCGAGCGTGGGGGCTGGGCCGCCGCCGGGATGCGGGCCACCGAGACCGGGACCGCCCGCTTCGACCGCGCAACCGCGCGCCCGATCGGCGAGCCGGGGCAGTACCTCACCCGGCCGGGTTTCTGGCACGGCGGCATCGGGGTGGCGGCGTGCTGGCTCGGTGGGGCACGCAAGGTTGCGGGCGTTCTCCACCAGCGTGCGGCTGACCGTCCTGACGACGAGCTCACGCTGATGCACCTGGGCGCGGTCGACGCAATGCTGGCGGGCGGGCGCTCGATGCTCGAGCAGGCGGCGATCACGGTCGATGCCGCTCCCAAGGACGCGGTGGCGGCCCGTCTGACCGCCCACCAGGTGCGCTGGGGCGTCGAACAGATCGCGACCGCCGTCGTCGACCGGGTGAATCGCGCACTGGGGCCAGGACCTCTCGTCCACGACCGTGAACATTCGCGGGCCGTCGCGGACCTCACCGTCTACATCCGGCAGTCACACGCCGACCGGGACCTCGTGGAGCTCGGCAGGCTCGCCGTGGAGCGGCATGCCTCCGACGAACAACCCCCGTTGGCGGTGATGCCGGGCAACAGCGACGGCAACTCGACGGTCATTCCCAGCGCGATACCGACAGAGATCCTGCGATGAGCTCGGCGATCCTGCGATGAGCTCGGCGGGGCCCGCCTCCGGCGCGTCGGAAGGATTGGCGGTGACGCCGGTCTGCGCCGACGGCACCCCGGAAGACCAGTGGCAACGCTGGCTGCAGGAGCGGGCACCCTGGCCGTCCCTGGTGCTCGACGTGGAACGCCTGGTGGTCCTCGGCGCGCATCCCGACGACGAGGTGCTCGGAGCGGGCGGGATCATGTCCGCCGCGGCATCGGCGGGTATCGAGGTGGTGGTCGTCTGTATGTCCGACGGCAGCGGGTCACATCCCGGCTCGCCGACCCTCAGCCCGCAGCAGCTGGCCACCCGACGTCACGTCGAACTGGAGACCGCGACCGCGCTGCTCGGCCTCCCGACGCCACGCTGGTTCGGACTGCGCGATGGCGGGCTCGCCGAACAGGTGCACACGATGACCGGCATCGTCGACACCATCCTCGACGACGAGCCCGATCTCGTCACCGGCCTGGTGTCGGTGTGGTCGCACGACGGCCACCCCGATCACGACGCGGTCGGGCGCTGCGCGCTCGAGGTCGCCCGGCGTCGTGGTCTGCCACTGTGGATGTACCCGATCTGGATGTGGCACTGGGCGGCCCCCGGCGACCCGACGGTGCCGTGGGACCGGCTGCGCGCCCATCGGCTCGAGCCGTCCGCCATCGCCGCGAAGCATGCCGCCATCCACGCCTTCGACACCCAGGTCAGACCGCTGTCGCCCGACCCGGCCGACGCGGCGATCCTTCCGCCGCACGTCCTGGCACACCTCACCCGTCCCTGGGAGTTCGTGATCGCATGACCGGTGATGCCTCTTCGACACCGTCGGCGTCGACCCCTGCCGCCCGGCCGCTCGCCGACGACTACTTCCACGAGATGTACGCCGCCGACGACGACCCGTGGGGCTTCGCCGACCGCTGGTACGAACGCCGAAAGTACGCGCTCACCCTCGCGTCGCTGACATCGGAACGGTACCGACGCGTCTTCGAGCCCGGCTGTTCGATCGGTGTGCTCAGCGCCGAACTCGCGCTGTGCGCCGACCACCTCCTCTGCATGGACCTCAGTCCGCGGGCGATCGAACTGGCGAAGCGCCGGCTGGCCCGGTACAGCGGCCACGTGGAGGTCCTGACCGGCAATGTCGTCGGCGATTGGCCTGCCGGCGAGTTCGACCTGATCGTGCTCAGCGAGATCCTCTACTACCTCACACCCGAGCAGCTGGACATGATCGTCGATCGGCTACCCGGCTCACTCACCGCGGACGGTGAGGTGGTGGTCGTACACTGGCGACACACGGTTGCCGAGTATCCGCAGTCCGGAGACGAGGTCCACGATCGTCTGCTGGACTCGACTCTCGTCCACTGTGCCGGGTATCGCGA is a genomic window of Gordonia sp. SID5947 containing:
- a CDS encoding glycosyltransferase, producing MVPPVSSVDEPAIERIVVVVPAHNEERLLPACITALDDAMRAVAVPTELVVVLDACTDGSARLVPAHVTTVVSSARSVGAARRIGFDRHLGLARPERTWFATTDADSEVPPDWLATHLGAAGRGAEAFVGTIVPKNWDNWSARTATMFGDRYQPGEGHVHVHGANLGVRADWYRRLGGFVARTGDEDVDLVRRLEAAGARIARSGRSPVTTSTRIDGRTDAGFSSYLQRLEILGRQADADPPTRKVSP
- a CDS encoding PIG-L deacetylase family protein, with the translated sequence MSSAGPASGASEGLAVTPVCADGTPEDQWQRWLQERAPWPSLVLDVERLVVLGAHPDDEVLGAGGIMSAAASAGIEVVVVCMSDGSGSHPGSPTLSPQQLATRRHVELETATALLGLPTPRWFGLRDGGLAEQVHTMTGIVDTILDDEPDLVTGLVSVWSHDGHPDHDAVGRCALEVARRRGLPLWMYPIWMWHWAAPGDPTVPWDRLRAHRLEPSAIAAKHAAIHAFDTQVRPLSPDPADAAILPPHVLAHLTRPWEFVIA
- a CDS encoding class I SAM-dependent methyltransferase, which gives rise to MTGDASSTPSASTPAARPLADDYFHEMYAADDDPWGFADRWYERRKYALTLASLTSERYRRVFEPGCSIGVLSAELALCADHLLCMDLSPRAIELAKRRLARYSGHVEVLTGNVVGDWPAGEFDLIVLSEILYYLTPEQLDMIVDRLPGSLTADGEVVVVHWRHTVAEYPQSGDEVHDRLLDSTLVHCAGYRDADLRLDLFSPQARGSVAQRDGLVG